A region of Paenibacillus thiaminolyticus DNA encodes the following proteins:
- a CDS encoding ABC transporter ATP-binding protein yields the protein MREPLISFRDFSFQYRSLSEPTLKNITLDIYPGEKILIAGPSGSGKSTLAHCINGLIPFTYGGTISGEYSLQGRRPADLSIFEISRSVGTILQDQDGQFIGLSVGEDVAFAFENDCMPVAEMKPKVARALEIVDMLPHIGHSPHELSGGQKQRVSLAGVLSMEAGVLLFDEPLANLDPASGKHAMALIEDIHQQTGKTILIIEHRVEDVLEQPVDRIVIMAEGRIVRTGTPDEILASSVMSTHGLREPLYVTALKYAGCELAPEDRPSSLERVSADPDNRFRLAAFAAAADSVKPLPDREPLVEMDNVRYSYDGEREVIRGVSLTIGQGERLALLGNNGAGKSTLSHLLTGIAKPSSGSIRLLGEDTRSWSIRRLGQQIGYVMQNPNHMITQAMIWDEVALGLRVRGLGEEDVSARVEETLRICGLYGYREWPISALSYGQKKRVTIASILALEPRLMILDEPTAGQDYKHYTEFMSFISRLADSGLSFLFITHDMHLALEYTERAAVLCDGAIIACGETASVLTDVSAIARANLKETSLGALARLTGAAAPEMLVRDFIAHEKKVNHHE from the coding sequence ATGAGGGAACCGCTTATCTCGTTTCGGGATTTCAGCTTTCAATATCGCAGCTTGTCCGAACCGACTTTGAAAAATATCACCCTGGATATCTATCCGGGGGAGAAAATATTGATTGCCGGACCGAGCGGTTCCGGCAAGTCCACCTTGGCCCATTGCATCAATGGGCTGATTCCATTTACGTACGGCGGGACGATTAGCGGTGAATACAGCCTGCAAGGACGCCGTCCGGCCGATCTGAGCATCTTCGAGATCAGCCGCAGCGTCGGCACGATTCTGCAGGATCAGGACGGCCAGTTCATCGGACTGTCGGTCGGCGAGGATGTCGCCTTCGCGTTCGAGAATGATTGCATGCCGGTGGCGGAGATGAAGCCGAAGGTCGCCCGCGCCCTGGAGATCGTCGACATGCTGCCTCATATCGGACATAGCCCGCATGAGCTGTCCGGGGGACAGAAGCAGCGGGTGTCGCTCGCGGGCGTGCTGTCGATGGAGGCCGGCGTATTGCTCTTCGACGAACCGCTCGCGAATCTGGATCCGGCCAGCGGCAAGCATGCGATGGCTTTGATCGAGGACATTCACCAGCAGACGGGCAAGACGATTCTCATTATCGAGCACCGCGTCGAGGACGTGCTGGAGCAGCCCGTCGATCGCATCGTTATTATGGCAGAGGGACGGATTGTCCGGACGGGAACCCCTGACGAGATTCTGGCTTCTTCCGTCATGAGCACGCATGGCCTGCGCGAACCGCTCTACGTGACCGCGCTCAAATATGCCGGCTGCGAGCTGGCGCCGGAAGATCGCCCGTCCTCGCTCGAGCGGGTCAGCGCGGATCCGGACAACCGCTTCCGCCTGGCCGCCTTCGCCGCTGCGGCTGATTCGGTGAAGCCGCTGCCTGATCGCGAACCGCTGGTCGAGATGGACAATGTCCGCTATTCCTACGATGGCGAGCGCGAGGTCATTCGCGGAGTCAGCCTGACGATTGGGCAAGGAGAGAGGCTGGCCCTGCTGGGCAATAACGGCGCGGGCAAGTCCACCTTGTCCCATCTGCTGACCGGGATTGCGAAGCCTTCGTCCGGCTCGATCCGCTTGTTGGGCGAAGACACCCGCAGCTGGTCGATTCGCCGCCTCGGCCAGCAGATCGGCTACGTCATGCAGAACCCGAATCATATGATCACCCAGGCGATGATCTGGGATGAAGTCGCGCTGGGCCTGCGCGTGCGCGGGCTTGGCGAGGAGGACGTCTCTGCCCGGGTCGAGGAGACGCTCCGCATCTGCGGTCTGTACGGCTACCGGGAATGGCCGATTTCCGCTCTGAGCTACGGCCAGAAGAAGCGCGTTACGATCGCTTCGATTCTGGCGCTGGAACCGCGGCTGATGATTCTGGACGAGCCGACGGCCGGACAGGATTACAAGCATTATACGGAATTTATGAGCTTCATCTCGCGGCTGGCGGACAGCGGGCTGTCGTTCCTGTTCATTACCCATGACATGCATCTCGCTCTGGAGTATACCGAGCGGGCCGCCGTGCTCTGCGACGGCGCCATCATCGCTTGCGGCGAGACGGCATCGGTGCTCACGGATGTATCCGCTATCGCGCGCGCGAATCTGAAGGAGACATCGCTGGGCGCTCTGGCACGGCTGACGGGCGCCGCGGCCCCGGAGATGCTTGTGCGCGATTTCATTGCACATGAGAAGAAGGTGAATCATCATGAGTAA
- the cls gene encoding cardiolipin synthase, which translates to MRRALQVGLFLILLLAFGYYANGTIGQNITTALSIMTTLAVVTLAIIIFMENRNPSSTVAWLLVLAVVPVVGFIFYLVFGQNYRKRRRYTRKAQQDKHTYTFVENEPKQLREEALASMTPDQRHLLRLTSRISKSPITFASDTRILNNGEETFGALLAELNQAQHHIHMEYYIYRDDDIGSRIAQILMDKARAGVEVRFMIDTVGSMQLRKPFLQELRNAGVQVAVFGNVKFPIFSNRVNYRNHRKIVVIDGNVAFIGGLNVGDEYLSRNKTYGFWRDTHMIVRGDAVQTLQIIFLQDWAHTSGEALYGVEYLRPEPVEATAGAVQMIASGPHQEFKTMKNLFFSMLTSARRSIWIATPYFIPDEDIFTALRVAALSGIEVKLLFPGKPDKWLPFLASHSYFLGLLEAGVQIYEYEKGFLHSKLIIVDGEVATIGTANMDMRSFHLNFEVNALLIRTESVEQLTREFQQDLESAVQISDEQFANKKVITRFLESAARLFSPLL; encoded by the coding sequence ATGAGAAGAGCGCTGCAAGTTGGACTATTTCTTATCTTGTTACTTGCTTTCGGTTATTATGCGAATGGCACGATTGGCCAAAATATCACGACGGCGCTGAGCATTATGACGACGCTCGCGGTGGTTACGCTGGCTATCATCATTTTTATGGAGAACCGGAATCCCTCCAGCACGGTCGCCTGGCTATTGGTGCTGGCGGTGGTGCCTGTCGTCGGCTTCATCTTTTATCTCGTGTTCGGCCAAAATTACCGCAAGCGCCGCCGGTATACCCGGAAGGCGCAGCAGGACAAGCATACCTATACCTTCGTGGAGAATGAGCCGAAGCAGCTGCGGGAGGAGGCGCTGGCTTCCATGACACCGGATCAGCGCCATCTGCTCCGCTTGACCAGCCGCATCAGCAAGAGCCCGATTACATTTGCGTCGGACACGCGCATTCTGAACAACGGCGAAGAGACGTTCGGGGCATTGCTTGCGGAGCTGAATCAGGCCCAGCATCATATTCATATGGAATATTATATTTACCGCGATGACGACATTGGAAGCCGCATTGCCCAGATTTTGATGGACAAGGCCCGGGCCGGCGTCGAGGTCCGGTTCATGATCGATACGGTCGGGAGCATGCAGCTGCGCAAGCCCTTCCTGCAGGAGCTTCGGAATGCCGGCGTGCAGGTGGCTGTCTTCGGCAATGTGAAGTTCCCGATCTTCTCCAATCGGGTCAATTACCGGAACCACCGCAAGATTGTTGTCATTGACGGCAACGTCGCGTTCATCGGCGGCCTCAATGTCGGGGATGAATATTTGAGCCGCAATAAGACATACGGCTTCTGGCGGGATACGCACATGATCGTGCGCGGCGACGCGGTGCAGACGCTGCAGATCATTTTCCTGCAAGACTGGGCCCATACGAGCGGAGAAGCGCTCTATGGGGTGGAATATCTCCGGCCTGAACCGGTGGAGGCGACGGCGGGCGCGGTGCAGATGATCGCGAGCGGGCCGCATCAGGAATTCAAGACGATGAAGAATCTCTTCTTCTCCATGCTGACCTCGGCCCGGCGCTCGATCTGGATAGCGACGCCGTATTTCATTCCGGATGAGGACATTTTTACCGCGCTGCGGGTAGCGGCCTTGAGCGGCATCGAGGTGAAGCTGCTGTTCCCGGGCAAGCCTGATAAATGGCTGCCGTTCCTGGCCTCCCATTCCTATTTCCTTGGTCTCCTGGAGGCGGGCGTTCAAATCTACGAATATGAAAAAGGCTTTCTCCATTCGAAGCTCATCATCGTGGACGGCGAAGTGGCGACGATTGGCACCGCGAATATGGATATGCGCAGCTTCCACCTTAACTTCGAGGTGAATGCATTGCTGATCCGGACCGAGAGCGTCGAACAGCTGACCCGGGAGTTTCAGCAGGATTTGGAGTCGGCCGTGCAGATCTCGGATGAACAATTTGCCAACAAAAAAGTCATTACCCGCTTCCTCGAGTCGGCAGCCCGCTTGTTCTCGCCGCTGCTGTAG
- the sdaAB gene encoding L-serine ammonia-lyase, iron-sulfur-dependent subunit beta, with amino-acid sequence MKYRSVFDIIGPIMVGPSSSHTAGAAKIGRLARSIFGRQPKKVHIFLYGSFAETYKGHATDVALVAGLLDFDTNDARLPQSLQLAEEAGMTVEITAEDAVPEHPNTARIRLSDDQEDMEVSGISIGGGKVEIVELNGFKLKLSGQCPAILILNHDRYGVIAGVTRILSDARVNIGHMEVSRKEKGKMALMVIETDEMIDEAMFEQIRGLSGVNRVLRMED; translated from the coding sequence ATGAAATATCGCAGCGTGTTTGACATCATTGGTCCGATTATGGTTGGACCGTCCAGTTCACATACGGCGGGCGCTGCCAAGATTGGCCGCTTGGCCCGCAGCATATTCGGGAGACAGCCGAAGAAGGTTCATATTTTCCTGTACGGCTCCTTCGCGGAGACTTACAAAGGCCATGCGACAGATGTCGCGCTCGTGGCCGGTCTGCTCGATTTTGATACGAATGACGCCCGGCTTCCACAGTCGCTCCAATTGGCGGAGGAAGCCGGGATGACGGTCGAGATAACGGCCGAAGATGCGGTGCCGGAGCATCCGAACACAGCTCGTATCCGCTTGTCGGATGACCAGGAGGACATGGAAGTGAGCGGCATCTCCATCGGCGGCGGGAAGGTGGAGATTGTCGAGCTGAACGGATTCAAGCTGAAGCTGTCCGGCCAGTGTCCGGCCATCCTTATATTGAACCATGACCGCTATGGCGTCATTGCGGGGGTGACGCGGATTTTGAGCGATGCCCGGGTCAATATCGGCCATATGGAGGTCAGCCGCAAGGAGAAGGGCAAAATGGCGCTGATGGTGATTGAGACCGACGAAATGATCGATGAAGCGATGTTCGAGCAGATTCGCGGACTTTCCGGCGTGAACCGAGTGCTCCGCATGGAAGATTGA
- a CDS encoding ECF-type riboflavin transporter substrate-binding protein, with amino-acid sequence MKQSMFNFSTKTVVAIGIGAALYGLLSTITIPLVPQTGLRPAIAILTIFGAMFGPIVGLLSGAIGHIITDLTWGGGTIWWTWVLGSAVSGFGMGLVYINKSFDVNEGRSTKGAIWTLAITGSLALAAGFGLSSILDVYLLGEAPDKMWLQFVASTLANIAVHLVLGLSAVLGLIRLNRRNSNLRVLK; translated from the coding sequence ATGAAGCAATCGATGTTCAACTTTAGCACCAAAACGGTTGTTGCCATCGGGATCGGAGCGGCTTTATACGGCCTGCTAAGCACGATTACGATTCCGCTGGTACCGCAGACCGGCCTGCGCCCGGCCATAGCGATTCTGACCATTTTCGGGGCGATGTTCGGTCCGATCGTCGGTCTGTTGAGCGGGGCCATCGGTCATATCATTACCGATTTGACCTGGGGCGGCGGCACGATCTGGTGGACATGGGTGCTTGGATCCGCGGTGTCCGGATTCGGAATGGGGCTCGTCTACATAAACAAATCTTTCGATGTCAACGAAGGCCGTTCGACGAAGGGCGCCATCTGGACGCTCGCGATCACCGGTTCGCTGGCGCTGGCTGCCGGCTTCGGACTGTCTAGCATCCTGGATGTGTATTTGCTGGGAGAGGCGCCGGACAAAATGTGGCTCCAGTTCGTTGCTTCGACTTTGGCTAACATCGCTGTTCACTTAGTGCTGGGCCTCTCGGCCGTGCTTGGTCTTATCCGTTTGAACCGCCGCAATTCGAATTTGCGGGTACTTAAATAA
- the fni gene encoding type 2 isopentenyl-diphosphate Delta-isomerase produces the protein MEERQRDPGGATEQRKTEHIRICLEEAVNGVGVTTGLEHYRFLHQALPELDFREIDLATEWLGKRIRTPFLISSMTGGSSIAAPINRRLAAVAEVRGWAMGVGSVRAAVENPGLSGTFRIRDIAPTVPIYSNIGAVQLNMGMGIEECLRAVELVEADGLILHLNALQEVFQPEGDVNFSGLLRRIEELCRQLDVPVGIKEVGWGIAGDTARQLAEAGAAFIDAAGAGGTSWSQVEKLRSADPIRRRAAEAFAGWGIPTAESVRLIRAALPHQPLIASGGLRTGVDAAKALALGADLAGFGRSLLAAAADSEEAVDEVLAQVELELRIAMFGIGAGSIRELRATNRLMPN, from the coding sequence ATGGAAGAACGGCAGCGGGATCCTGGAGGAGCAACCGAGCAGCGCAAGACGGAGCATATTCGCATTTGTTTGGAGGAAGCGGTGAATGGCGTCGGGGTCACGACAGGGCTCGAACATTACCGCTTTCTTCACCAGGCGCTGCCCGAGCTGGATTTCCGGGAGATCGATCTGGCGACGGAATGGCTGGGCAAGCGGATTCGCACGCCTTTCCTTATCAGCTCGATGACCGGGGGCAGCAGTATAGCTGCTCCGATTAACCGCCGCTTGGCTGCGGTGGCGGAGGTTCGGGGCTGGGCGATGGGCGTAGGCTCGGTCCGGGCGGCGGTAGAGAATCCGGGATTGTCGGGCACCTTTCGCATTCGGGATATCGCGCCGACGGTGCCGATCTATTCGAATATCGGGGCCGTGCAGTTGAACATGGGAATGGGAATCGAGGAATGCCTCCGCGCCGTGGAGCTGGTGGAAGCGGATGGTTTAATTCTCCACCTGAACGCGCTGCAGGAAGTGTTCCAGCCTGAAGGAGACGTCAACTTCTCAGGATTGCTGCGTCGTATTGAAGAATTATGCCGCCAGCTCGACGTTCCTGTCGGCATCAAGGAGGTCGGCTGGGGAATCGCCGGCGATACCGCGCGGCAGCTCGCCGAAGCCGGCGCGGCATTCATCGACGCGGCCGGTGCGGGCGGCACGTCGTGGAGCCAGGTCGAGAAGCTGCGCTCGGCCGACCCGATTCGCCGCCGCGCGGCCGAAGCCTTCGCCGGCTGGGGCATTCCGACGGCGGAGAGCGTCCGGCTTATTCGGGCGGCGCTGCCGCATCAGCCGCTAATCGCCAGCGGCGGACTCCGAACCGGCGTGGATGCGGCGAAGGCGCTCGCGCTCGGCGCGGATCTGGCCGGATTCGGACGCTCCCTGCTGGCCGCCGCCGCCGATTCGGAGGAGGCGGTGGACGAGGTGCTCGCGCAGGTGGAGCTGGAGCTCCGCATCGCGATGTTCGGCATCGGAGCGGGCAGCATTCGGGAGCTGCGCGCCACGAACCGGCTGATGCCAAATTAG
- a CDS encoding MFS transporter — protein MWTNRNVWIVLCGEFVAGLGLWTSIIANLEFMQHRVPSDFMKSIILFIGLLAGVLIGPYAGKVIDSSRKKLVLIYAGLGRMAGVCFMFIALATDSVLWMVLFNITLQISAAFYFPALQSVIPRIVADKDLLTLNGVHMNASTIARIIGTVLAGMMLTVMSLASLYVASMVGYALLLVSTFFLNVQEDLPSGKAASAGKKKGGGFKEIVPMLKRMPVAVMALGLSFIPGLFIGGFNLMVINISEIHHDTQIKGWLYAVEGISFIAAAFFVKRISGKGGLLKLLCLFALLSALGHSLLFFADIRGMALFAFGLFGLAAGFFFPLLSTYFQKTIPKEYHGRFFSFRTMLDRVMFQVVLLATGFMLDTIGLSYMVLVFGGLSALFIIYAYVRSSRIPERPLEAMPDPGSPSM, from the coding sequence ATGTGGACGAATCGGAATGTATGGATTGTGCTCTGTGGCGAGTTCGTGGCCGGCCTCGGTCTATGGACTTCCATTATTGCCAATCTTGAATTTATGCAGCATCGGGTGCCTTCGGATTTCATGAAGTCGATCATTCTGTTCATCGGCTTGCTGGCAGGCGTTCTGATCGGCCCCTATGCGGGAAAAGTAATCGATTCGTCGCGCAAGAAGCTGGTGCTAATCTATGCCGGTCTCGGTCGGATGGCCGGCGTCTGCTTCATGTTCATTGCCCTGGCGACCGACTCCGTGCTGTGGATGGTGCTGTTCAACATTACGCTGCAGATCTCGGCGGCATTCTATTTCCCTGCGCTTCAATCCGTGATTCCGCGCATCGTAGCTGACAAAGACCTGCTGACCTTGAACGGCGTCCATATGAACGCCTCCACCATCGCCCGGATTATCGGCACCGTGCTGGCCGGCATGATGCTGACGGTCATGAGCCTCGCGTCGCTCTATGTGGCTTCCATGGTCGGCTATGCGCTGCTGCTCGTATCGACGTTCTTCCTGAACGTGCAAGAGGATCTGCCGTCCGGCAAGGCGGCCTCCGCAGGGAAGAAGAAGGGCGGAGGCTTCAAGGAGATCGTGCCGATGCTCAAGCGGATGCCGGTCGCGGTCATGGCGCTTGGGCTGTCATTCATACCGGGCTTGTTCATCGGCGGCTTCAATCTGATGGTCATCAACATCAGCGAGATTCATCATGACACCCAGATCAAAGGGTGGCTGTATGCGGTCGAAGGGATTAGCTTCATCGCTGCCGCCTTCTTCGTCAAGCGCATCTCGGGCAAGGGCGGACTGCTCAAGCTGCTGTGTCTGTTCGCTCTCCTGAGCGCGCTGGGACATTCGCTCTTGTTCTTTGCCGATATTCGCGGGATGGCACTGTTCGCCTTCGGCTTGTTCGGTCTCGCGGCGGGCTTCTTCTTCCCGCTGTTATCGACATATTTTCAGAAGACGATCCCGAAGGAATATCACGGCCGCTTCTTCTCGTTCCGCACGATGCTGGACCGGGTCATGTTCCAGGTCGTGTTGCTCGCGACGGGCTTTATGCTCGATACGATCGGGCTTTCTTATATGGTCCTCGTATTCGGCGGACTGTCGGCATTATTTATCATCTACGCTTATGTCCGCTCTTCCCGCATACCGGAACGTCCGCTGGAGGCGATGCCGGATCCGGGAAGTCCTTCGATGTGA
- a CDS encoding M24 family metallopeptidase: MNESWNRLRTAMDQEGHDALLITDPKHVYYLTGFACDPHERFLGLVIQRDAEPTLIVPALDADKAASASSVKNIVTHTDTDNPYDVLKPCLPAGLMQLAFEKNHISVARFEALAAALDAKRYADAGPILQELRVIKSPEEVERLLEAIRVIEAVLLEGVSRVRPGITELDVVAELEYLMKKKGAERPSFDTMVLAGERAALPHGVPGNRVIREGELLLFDLGVYVNGYASDITRTFAVGEVNEESRRIYDTVLAANEAAIAAVKPGVTFGSLDRTARQTIEDRGYGPYFTHRLGHGLGMDVHEYPSVHGRNEDVLKTGMVFTIEPGVYVPNVAGVRIEDDVIVTEDGVRVLTSYPKELTVIGG, encoded by the coding sequence ATGAACGAGTCCTGGAACAGATTACGCACGGCAATGGATCAGGAGGGCCATGACGCCCTGCTCATTACCGATCCGAAGCATGTCTATTACTTGACCGGTTTCGCCTGCGATCCGCATGAGCGCTTCCTCGGCCTCGTCATCCAGCGGGATGCCGAGCCGACGCTGATCGTACCGGCCCTGGATGCGGACAAGGCTGCGTCCGCCTCCTCCGTCAAGAACATCGTTACCCATACGGATACGGACAATCCTTACGATGTGTTGAAGCCTTGCCTACCCGCCGGGCTGATGCAGCTGGCCTTCGAGAAGAATCATATCTCTGTCGCCCGGTTCGAGGCATTGGCCGCAGCGCTGGACGCCAAGCGCTATGCCGATGCGGGACCGATTCTGCAGGAGCTGCGCGTCATCAAATCCCCGGAGGAAGTGGAGCGGCTGCTGGAAGCGATCCGGGTGATTGAAGCGGTGCTGCTGGAAGGCGTAAGCCGCGTGCGTCCCGGCATCACCGAGCTGGATGTCGTCGCGGAGCTGGAATATTTGATGAAGAAAAAGGGCGCGGAACGGCCATCGTTCGACACGATGGTGCTGGCGGGCGAGAGGGCCGCGCTGCCGCATGGCGTTCCGGGCAATCGCGTCATCCGCGAAGGCGAGCTGCTTCTGTTCGATCTGGGCGTCTACGTGAACGGATACGCTTCCGACATTACCCGTACCTTCGCCGTCGGTGAAGTGAACGAAGAGAGCCGCCGCATCTACGATACCGTATTGGCGGCGAATGAAGCGGCCATTGCCGCCGTCAAGCCCGGCGTCACCTTCGGCTCACTGGATCGCACGGCGCGGCAGACAATCGAAGATCGGGGCTATGGCCCTTACTTCACCCACCGGCTCGGACACGGGCTCGGCATGGATGTGCACGAGTATCCATCCGTGCATGGCCGGAACGAGGATGTGCTGAAGACGGGCATGGTCTTCACGATCGAGCCGGGCGTCTATGTGCCGAACGTGGCGGGTGTGCGCATCGAGGATGACGTCATCGTCACGGAGGATGGCGTGCGCGTGCTCACGTCCTATCCGAAGGAACTGACCGTCATCGGGGGATAG
- a CDS encoding TorD/DmsD family molecular chaperone, with translation MLLAADRPAQWNEETVERLETRMAAYQLLADFLGHMPTLDVLMSWRNHEGMKRLCRHSEAARDLCSLLDTLSVSELYAVFSSLRDDYYRLFGSSGQLPVTPCETMYRANEQKLPKSYAQIVRQHYAEFSLYFKKMNGEPDDHIAIELEFMAVLIGKMLGNVMTEERYHRYMDGQRRFVLDHLTRWAPRFGEDLARHADHPLYRAIGRLLVEFMASEAERAGQAA, from the coding sequence ATGTTGTTAGCGGCAGATCGACCGGCACAGTGGAATGAAGAGACTGTTGAACGGCTGGAGACGCGGATGGCGGCATATCAATTGCTGGCCGATTTCCTGGGTCACATGCCAACGCTCGATGTCTTGATGTCTTGGCGGAATCATGAAGGGATGAAGCGGTTATGCCGCCATTCCGAGGCTGCCCGCGACCTGTGCTCGTTGTTGGATACTTTGTCGGTAAGCGAATTGTACGCCGTATTCTCTTCCTTGCGCGATGACTATTACCGCTTATTCGGAAGCTCGGGACAGCTGCCTGTCACGCCTTGCGAGACGATGTACCGTGCCAACGAACAGAAGCTGCCGAAGAGCTACGCTCAGATTGTACGGCAGCATTACGCCGAATTCAGCCTCTACTTCAAGAAGATGAACGGCGAGCCGGATGATCATATCGCCATCGAGCTGGAGTTCATGGCGGTCCTGATTGGCAAAATGCTCGGCAATGTCATGACCGAAGAGCGTTACCACCGTTACATGGACGGACAGCGGCGCTTCGTGCTGGATCATCTGACACGCTGGGCTCCGCGCTTCGGCGAAGACTTGGCGCGGCATGCGGATCATCCGCTCTACCGCGCGATCGGGCGTCTGCTGGTGGAGTTCATGGCCAGCGAGGCTGAGCGGGCCGGGCAGGCGGCGTAA
- the sdaAA gene encoding L-serine ammonia-lyase, iron-sulfur-dependent, subunit alpha encodes MFRNVAELVALAEERSCKMAHVMIEQEMEVKRMTREAVIAQMERNLDVMEQAVARGLSGVKSHSGLTGGDAVKVQQYIAAGKALSGITLLDAVSKAMATNEVNAAMGLICATPTAGAAGVVPGTLFALKEKLNPTREQMVEFLFTAGAFGLVVANNASISGAAGGCQAEVGSAAGMAAAAIAELAGGTPRQAANAMAIALKNMLGLVCDPVAGLVEVPCVKRNALGASNAMVAADLALAGVESVIPCDEVIEAMFRIGQSMPMAMKETALGGLAATPTGIRLKKEIFGDNSGSGAANSDQTE; translated from the coding sequence ATGTTCCGCAATGTGGCTGAGCTGGTCGCGCTGGCAGAGGAACGATCGTGCAAAATGGCGCACGTGATGATAGAGCAAGAGATGGAAGTGAAGCGAATGACGCGCGAGGCGGTCATCGCCCAGATGGAGCGCAACCTCGATGTGATGGAGCAAGCGGTCGCCCGGGGGTTATCAGGCGTGAAGTCCCATTCGGGCCTGACGGGCGGAGACGCCGTCAAGGTCCAGCAATATATCGCCGCCGGTAAAGCATTAAGCGGCATCACGCTGCTCGATGCGGTCAGCAAGGCGATGGCGACGAATGAAGTGAACGCGGCCATGGGGCTGATCTGCGCGACGCCGACGGCCGGCGCCGCGGGGGTCGTCCCGGGGACGCTGTTCGCGCTCAAGGAGAAGCTGAACCCGACTCGGGAGCAGATGGTTGAGTTTCTATTCACGGCTGGCGCGTTCGGCCTTGTGGTGGCGAACAATGCATCCATCAGCGGAGCGGCGGGCGGCTGCCAGGCCGAGGTCGGCTCGGCGGCGGGCATGGCGGCGGCGGCCATTGCCGAGCTGGCCGGGGGCACGCCGCGGCAGGCGGCGAACGCGATGGCTATCGCGCTGAAAAATATGCTTGGCCTGGTCTGCGACCCGGTTGCCGGGTTAGTGGAGGTGCCGTGCGTGAAGCGTAACGCTTTGGGGGCCTCCAATGCAATGGTGGCGGCCGATCTGGCGCTGGCCGGAGTGGAGAGCGTCATTCCGTGCGATGAAGTTATTGAAGCGATGTTCCGCATCGGACAGAGCATGCCGATGGCGATGAAGGAGACGGCGCTTGGCGGTCTGGCGGCGACGCCGACGGGCATTCGGCTGAAGAAGGAGATTTTCGGCGACAATTCGGGATCCGGCGCGGCGAATTCCGATCAGACGGAGTGA